Sequence from the Vicia villosa cultivar HV-30 ecotype Madison, WI unplaced genomic scaffold, Vvil1.0 ctg.001530F_1_1, whole genome shotgun sequence genome:
GCAGGCTGTGTAAACAGTTATGAGACTTGAATTGAAATTCGTTTCTTGCTAACTTACCGAGAATCTGACTGTTATAGCTTATCACAGGATGTATTTCTGCATTCTATGATGCTTTAATTTAATAGGAACCTGTTTGATGTAATTATTAGCTATTAGCAATGTTTCTCATTTTCATGTATCTGTAATCACGAAGCATCCATATTCTAGTATTAGAGTGGTGCACTTGGGTACAGAAAAAAGTATCAATCTTGTTCCTGCTGATAGCGCAGGTTCTATGAGGTTCTTCATATTCAAGATTTTGGAATCTTATGAAGGCTGGTTTACTAACTTTTTCTCTGTTACAGGCTCAAGGGAGATGATACGAATTTTCATTCAAACTTGTTTTGATTGAATTTCTGTTATTATTTGTGGTTAGAAATTGATGTGTGAGTTGAATGTAAATTGTGCAGGTTTTGAAGCATATGTGCTAGGAAGGTGCCTTTGAAATATTTGTGTTGCATTACTGAATGATTTCTTATGATATTAATTTTCTCTATGTTATAATGACATAAAATACTGATAAATATTTCATTTTCTTGATGTAGGTACATGAATTGGAAGTTTAGTTTGTGTCTCTTTCTCTGTCTTTCTCGAAGTTTGAAGAATGGAGTTCTGAAGAGCTAAAAGGCTATTTCGACGCTACAAGATGTCAAAAGAATTGAGGAAGGAGCAGTTATGACACTATATGGAAGGCTGATAATGTAGGTAGCACTAATCTTTAATATTCATTCTCATTGAAATTTCAGACCACATATTGTTTGATTTCTCCATTACATATTGATCTATTTCTTGTAGAATGTGAGGTGAAATTGAGCAAATACAGAGTTGCTATCACCAAGAAGTCTATTATCACTGTCACCAAAAACATCTGTATAATGTGTTCAAGGATTGAAAGCAGGGCCGCCTTTGAGAGGGTGCTAGATGGACTACAACACATGGTCTCAAATTTATCACAGTTAAATTGTGGTTAAATACAAACTCATAACAGGTTTGTTAGAGTTAAACCATGACTAAACAGGGCCCCTACTTATTTTGTCACGGTTAAACCATGATTAACTTATACAAAACCTCCAAAAATTTAAGACGGAGCCTATTTTTGAATTGAAGGATTGAATGTAACTTATCTGAATTGCCTCGTTCATGGCATCAACTGAATTTCATACTTCTGTTACATTCTTGTAAACTTGTGAAGCTAGAAGATTGTAAATATCATCTTTTTTCCAATGTTGATGTCTCTACTTCATTCCTTGTTTCTTGTAAGTATCCCATCAATGAAATTCAGAACTGTTAATTTTCATGTAATGCAGCTATTCTAATGTTGGATATTCTgttttgttttcccttttaaTGCCAATTTCCTTTGccaaacaatgatataaaattagGTAAGTTTAATTAAAATGTGCCAAGAAGGttcaattttcttttattattagtatattgCATAGTGGGTGTTAAAGCCAAAAAATTGAATACGAAATTCTAACAGCTTTGTTCCAGAAGTTTATGAAGTGGGGGCTAGTGTTCCAACGGGAAGAATTGATAATAAATTAAGTGAAGTCATACTCAAATTTTTCTATTGAAAAGTTATTCTTTACTACCTCACATAATTAAAGTTCAACAGTTGGTATATGTCAATGATTTAAAGTCACTACTAAGATGTCAAAGGTAGTGGTTTGAATAATAATAACTGGTTGGAAAACATGAAAATTAAGGTGGAAAATCACGGTGGAACAGATGCTACACATACCAGTTTTTCAAAATCACGGTGAAAGAGACCTTAAATGCGTGTATGCGGTGGTCCACCGTCTTACAAAACAAAGGCAGGAGGGAAATATTATGCATATAATGCACACACAAGTTTCCATATAGCTAGTCAATATTTTTCTATCTATGAGGAATAATAGGTCACTTCTTTATAGGATAATCCTACGCAACTTGCCATCTTAATGCAATCTCGAATCCCCTTTCTTTACTAGATTCTTCTTGTCGTAGATTTTCTTTCATAGAGATTTCCTTATTTTGTAGATTTTCATTTTTCCATTGAAATAGAAAAGGCAAAGAATTGCTTCTAAGATAGGCTATCCAGTATCCACAATAAAAAGAAATACTAAACCTATAAAGCTAGTCTTGCGGCTAAGAATTTCATCAAAGCAAAGTAacgttttggtttttttaataccAAAGAAACTCTCAATTCATCATAGCATACATAGCACACAAACACTTTATATTACAAATATGAGAAACATTATAAATCTATTATTTCTACCTCATATATTGTCAATctgttctatttttatttttatttctttcctCAAGGATAATGCCAAGAGTTGTACCTTGGAAACTCCAAAGTTTCTTTTTTGTTCTTTCCACTTTGTTGTCTTGCACTTTCTCTAGCATATTCACCATAACAAACAATTGTCCTTATACTATATGGCCCGGCACGCTTGCCGGCGCAGGAACGCCGCCACTTCCAACGACCGGTTTCCAGCTTGACTCAGGTCAAGCTGTGAAACTAACGAGTGTTCCTGGTTGGTCAGGTCGGATATGGGCGAGGACCGGTTGCACATTTGATGCAACGGGAATCGGGAAATGTCAAACGGGTGATTGTGGTGGAAGGCTTGAATGCGATGGGAATGGGGCAGCTCCACCAACTTCACTCTTTGAGATTACACTTGGACAAGGTGACCAACAAGATTACTATGATGTTAGCATGGTTGATGGCTACAATTTGCCATTACTTGTTCTACCAAGAGGTGTATATGGTAAAAGTGCCTGTAATTCCACAGGTTGTGTGACTGATCTTAACATAGGTATGAGTTCTAAATTAACAAGGCCATTAATTACATAACATGGTTGCGCGACTAACTCTCTGTAGCatagcaccgacacctctgaaaaaagacATGTCCGTGTCGGACACCGACACCAACACGACACGgacacttgtgattacgttcaatttatttattttttaagattATTACAGGTGTCAACGTATCAGTGTCGGTGTCGTGTCCGGTGTCAGTGACTGATATACTTTTTTGAttgaaaaatctcaatttttgtatAGGCTGTCCAAAAGAACTTCAAGTAGTTGATGGTGATGGATACCAAGGTAGTGTAATTGGTTGTAAGAGTGCCTGTGAAGCCTTTGGATCAGATCAGTACTGCTGCAGTGGACAATTTGCTAATCCAACAATATGCCAACCTTCCTATTATTCTACAATTTTCAAGAAGGCTTGTCCAAGAGCTTATAgctatgcatttgatgatggaagCAGCACTTTCACCTGCAAAGCTTATGAATATGACATTGTGTTCTGTCCTACCAGCACCAAgtatatgtttattttctcccTCAAATATTTTCACGAGTTTTCCATTTTCTTTCAATTTATGCTGCCCCGTGTATCAAATATTCTCAAACAAAAAACCTATGAACCACAGACACTCCTAAGACTAGACGTGTCCCCGCTGTTCAACACACGTAAACTCATCTATGGTTATAATGgaagttttttctaaaatgattcTAACTTTTTTAACATTTTGAATTGCAACAGGATAAACAAACCAAATGGTGTATTTCCTCCACCACCACCGCCTTCAATTGGATTTCCTTACGAGAAGGTTCAGCAAGACAGTTCTTCTTCAAGTATTATTATCTCGCCGTTTCAACTGACAATGTTTCTCCTAGTTGTCACAATCTCTATGTTTATTGAAAAGACTTGGCCACTGATTTGAAGTAATGCTAGTAGAGAATCACACAAGTTTTTCTCGGAAAGTTAGATAGAAACATGTAAAAGGTCTAAAAAAGATGGAAATGATACGCAGCGAAAATGAATCACGAAGAATCTAAGGAAATAATTTCAAGTTACCCTTGTAAATCCTCCAATAAAAAAACTTTggaataaattaagaaaatagtAAGTTATTTGCAATGTACCTGGGGTTAGATAAACTCAAATTAGTCTTTCTGTCAAATATTATATATCTTCAAATCCGTCAGGCTCCAAAGGATTAGACATCTACATGAACCAAGATGATTTAGGCCATGTTTGGCTAAATAGTTTAACCAAGAGCATATAACAGAAGGCTTGACAATATAAATACTCGTGTATAAATTATTTCTATGACAAAAGATAAactatttcatgtattttatgaGTTGTTTTCATAAACTATAATAGGGACATATGGAGTTTATGAAAATaaacttaattaaatttaaattaatatgttGGTGATCAAATGCGTGAATAAGTAACCTTTGTATATTAGTAAGTAGTATCATGCTGTTTAAGACATGCATTTCTAATGCAAATTTGAAAAAAACACGTGTATGTCAAATATTTAGTTTGAGCAAATGCTAACACAAACCTGATAATTTCAAAACCATATATGGTAGTCAACTATTGAGAAATAAAAAACGTGATCATAGGAAGGCTTAGCCTTTCTATGGTTATTTGGTGTTTCAAATACCTAAATGAAGGAAAGAAAGACTGCGTATGCTATTATTCTTTTAATTACATGTAGGAAAAAAAGtacttttatatatttcaaagTTGTAATTTAGATCTGAGAATAAAAtagtttaaattgaaaaaaatgtcAATCTAAATGAGCTTATTAAATGAGTCTcattctaataaaataaaatagctataaatgttattatttttaaCACCCCCTTTAAGTTAGTAGATGAatataaatcatttcaaatttgcAAATAGAATCGTTCTGTTGGTAGATTAATTATTTGTTAATAGATCTGTCAACTTATGCCTAAAAAGTATGTAAACGGTTGTTATCAGTCTAATATCTAACTTTTCTTCAAAGAATTGTTGGTCAATTTTAATGTGTTTTGCTCTATCATGTTGAACTAGATTATATGCAATAATGGTGGCCTGTTTATTGTCAAAAAAACAACTTCATATGGCCTTCACACTATCTCTTCAAAGCTTCCTGTTACTTTTTTGATTGGCTGCAACAACACGGGTAGTACAAGATATTTTGGATAAAGAAGCAACTCGTGGGACACGATGCTCCAACACGTGTGCAACATCTAGCTTTTGTCAGCAGGccaatgtttgtttgttttttgagCGAGATTTTGGTTGTTTTCAAAAAGATTGGTTGCTAtcttttatcaatttattatatAGATTCGTTTGAAAGATTTAATAAGATCAAGTTCAATTATATggatatttaaatttgaataaaaacaaatcaaatatttttgggGGAGGTTGtttgaaaaacaaattaaaacagaaTCCCCTTCAAATATGCTGATCTCAAATTAAATGCCAATTGGAGAAAAGCCAGCTGATGTATTGCTATTTAAGAAGATTCAAGCCTAATGTTTGAAGTGTGCGCAAGAGTTGAAGATCATTGTGTTAGggttttattttgagttattttgtGTGTTGTTATTTGAACATCTCTCTAGCGCTTAAGTTACATATCTAAAGACATAGAGGTTGGTTTGTTAGTTGAATTGTAATTCAACAATTCTTAATCTGTTTTATGTATTAATCATTAGGGTTAGTGATTGAGAGAAAGCAAAGGGATTCCATATTTAGggggagtcctaaatagaaagACACGTGCAGTATTAGGAAAAAGGCATTGAACAAGGGTTGTTCATCTAAGACTAATTTTACTAAAACTATTGAAAGTGAATTTCCTTTTTGGATTGGAAGACCCTTAGACGTAGGTGACGTTGCACCGAATTGGGTTACCAATTCTCTTGTGTTCTTTATTGGTTTATAATTTATCATTCTGTTTTCTATTATCTATCAATTCTGGTTTAAGATGTTGAACATATTGTATTAGACATCGTGTCAAACATCATTCTCTGTGCtagaacaaaattttaattggtaTTAGAGCAGACACCCTGTTTTGTTTGGGAAAGCTCCAGGGAAAGTATATTTTGTTCACATGGAAAATACTATGGATGGGGATCTGTCAATAAACCAACTGTCTTGGATGATACCAACTCTGATTATTTGAAATATATAATGGTTTCCTTTTTAAAATCCATGGACAATAAAACATGGGAGGCTGTTATAAAAGATTGGAAACACCCTGGGATTACCTCTCAATATGGGACATCTATCTTAAAGCCTGAAGCTGATTGGATTAACGCTGAAGATGATGAAGCTCTTGGAAAATTTCAAGGCTTTGAATGTTATTTTCAACGGTGTGGGTAAGAACGTGTTTAGATTGACCAAGACATGTAGAAAAGCCAAATAAGCATGGGAGATTCTCAAAACTGCACATGAAAGCACATCCAAAGTTTGTATGTCAAGGATGTAATTCCTTACAACaaagtttgagaatctgaaaaatGAATGAAGATGAATCCATCTCTAACTTCAACATCAGACTGCGTGACATTGTCGATACTTCTATTGCTTTAGGAGAGAAGATTTATGAAGAAAAGATGGCCATAAAAATCCTCAAATCACTACCTAAGAAGTTTGATATGAAGGTTACAACTATTGAAGAAGCGCAAAACCCAAGCAGCGTCAAAGTTGATAAATTTATTGGTTCTCCACAAATCTTTGAGATGACTATCaatgataggtttgaaaggaagATAAAAAGTATATCCTTTTTATCTAACATTAAAGAGGATGAAGCTCAAGGTAAAAGTGAAGAAAGTCTATCAGGTGCTATAACTCTTCCTGGTATAAATTTTAACAAATATTTGGAGAAAATGGATAGAAGATGGAGGATAGATGTCCAAGACAAAGTGTCACACATTGATCCCCAACGCAAAAGCAAAGATGAATACAAATCTAACAAAGACAAAGGATCTCAATGTTATGAATGTGAAAGATTTGGTCACATTAAAGCTGAATGTCCTACTTTTTTAAAGAAGTAGAAGAAAGGTATGTCAATCACTGGGTCTAATTCCGATGATGAGCGTGAAGAAGAAACAACTAATAAGGTGATGGCTTTCACTAGAAAATATGATTCTGGTAGTGATTCTAGTAATGAAGAAATCACTGATGAAGAGTTAGTAAAAACATACAAGCTCTTGTACACTCAGTGGAAGGAAGCCTGCATGGTAGGAGAGAAACATAAGACGACTATAAGTGCTCTCTTACAAGAAAAATAGAAACTTGCTTCAACCATCACTGgtctagaagaagaagaagttactCTATTGAACTCCAAGCTTGAAAATATGACAAAATCTGTATGTATGTTGAACAAAAGTTCTAATATGCTAGATGAAATATTGGAAGTTGGTAAATGTCTAGGAATATGAAGGGAATATGGTTTGAATACAAATTTATGGACAAAGTAATCAAAGTTCCCACTAAGAATTTTGTTCCCCCTGATAAGAAGACCGAATTTCTAATGTTAGACCATATGTCACAAAATTAGGTTAGACATGTGTATCTTCACAACAAAGGCAACACAAGCTCATCATAGAGATGTCACTACTGGAAGATATGGTTATATAAAGCCCTACTATTATATATTGTATGGATATCCTCAATCCTATAGTGAACCAAGGTTTAACAGAAAAAAGAGGCAAGTGGTAGATATAAAGCCCTATTGTATAAAGCACTAGTGTAACCAAAGAAACTCAGTACGAGCTTCGGAAAGGAAGAAAATCTAATGTTAAATAATTTCATGTATTTGGTAGCAAGTGCTACATCTTTATAAATTGTGAGCAAATAAGAAAGATGGATTTAAAGAGTGAT
This genomic interval carries:
- the LOC131635659 gene encoding pathogenesis-related thaumatin-like protein 3.5, translated to MPRVVPWKLQSFFFVLSTLLSCTFSSIFTITNNCPYTIWPGTLAGAGTPPLPTTGFQLDSGQAVKLTSVPGWSGRIWARTGCTFDATGIGKCQTGDCGGRLECDGNGAAPPTSLFEITLGQGDQQDYYDVSMVDGYNLPLLVLPRGVYGKSACNSTGCVTDLNIGCPKELQVVDGDGYQGSVIGCKSACEAFGSDQYCCSGQFANPTICQPSYYSTIFKKACPRAYSYAFDDGSSTFTCKAYEYDIVFCPTSTKINKPNGVFPPPPPPSIGFPYEKVQQDSSSSSIIISPFQLTMFLLVVTISMFIEKTWPLI